Genomic window (Melioribacteraceae bacterium):
TTCTTTTTTTACAAATAAACCTAATGAGTCAATTGTAAGTGTTCCATTAACATAACTTTTAATTCTTTTTGGGGAATTATTTCCATACCACTGACCAAAAATCCAACCCAATCCATTAAATGGATTTTCTCCCTTTATCCCATTTCTAATTTGATCATTCCACGCGCCCCATCCTCTTTGAGAAAATCCGTGAGGATCGTAACCTCCGCCCCAGGGCTCGCATACAATTACAACATTTGGATTTATCTTTTTTGCTTCGGCAATAATTAATTCTATCGTCTGCCAATCAATTAATTTACCCAGATCAAAACGAAAGCCATCTATTTTATATTCTTTCATCCAGTACAAAATACTTTCAACAATTAACCGGCGAACCATTGGTCTTTCTGTTTTTAAATCATTGCCGCAAAAACTCTCTGCAATAAAATTACCACTTGCATCAAGTCTGAAATAATAATTCTTATCTATCTGTTTTAAGTTTCCAATTTCATATTCGGAGAGGTGATTATAAACAACATCCATAATTACCGCAATTCCTTCTTTGTGGAAAGCTTTTACCATATCCTTAAAGTCATCTATCTGTGAAGCGTCTGTCCCTATCCATTTATTCCATTTCAATTCTTTCCAATCCTTTGTGTAATAAGCCGCCGGTGCGAAAAAATTGGAAGTCATATATCCCCAATGATTTCTTTCGTAGGGATTCCAAGTATTAAACTTATCCTCAAGTGAATCTTTGTAAGGGATTTCGCAAATTCCAAATTCTTGAGCCGGAAGAAGTTCAACCGTATTAACGCCGAGAGATTTAATATAATCTAAACCACCGTTTCTTCCTTTTTCTGTTAATCCTTTGTAAGTACCTTTTAATTTTGCACCGGATGATTTATGGGCAGTCATATCACGCACATGCATCTCATAGATTATAAGGTCGCGCCAATCATTTTTAATCCAATCTGTCCCTTCCCAGTCATACGCTTTTTCCTTAACGACAATCGACCGGCGAGGATTCATATAAGTAGTAAATGTGGCTACAGCTTTTGCATATGGATCCACGCATATTGGTTTGTTGGGATTACTTACATCTTCACCTTTGTGATATACTTTATAGCCATAATACACTCCATACATTTCACCTTCAAGTGCAACTTCCCAAACTCCCGTTTTGTCCATATTCATAAAGTACTCTTTATGATTTTTATCCTCGGGATTAGCTTGTGTAATTAATCTTACGTTTATTGCGGTTGGAGCAAATAATCGGAAATATGTTTTTCCGCTATCTACAAATGATCCGAGTTTGGCATTTGAGTAATATTTATCTAGCTCTCTATATTTTTTTTGGAATTCAGTTGAATCCGTTAGATTATCATAAAACTTAGTTTCGCGTATAAACAAATCAACACCTTCCGTTCTGATTGATGAAAAAATTATTAAACCTAATAGTATTATCGTAAAATTTTTCATAATTGTTCATTCTTGTTTTGAATTTATTTACATAATAAGAAATAATTTACACTTAAAATAAGAATCATATCCTAATTAAAAAATCTGAAAAACCTAATAATTATAATTATCGTAAAAGAACCATTTTTCTGGTCTGAATAAATGACTCTCCAGAATTAGATTCTAGATTATTAGCCTTCAGTTGGTAATAATAAATCCCGCTGGTAATTTGCGAACCATTCTTACCCTCAAGATTGAGAGTTGAAAATTTGACATTATAATAACCGGGCTGCTGAGTTTCGTTGACTAAAGTAGTGATTTCACGGCCCAGCAAATCATACACTTTCAAATTCACATCGCTGATAAATGAGAGTAGGTAATTAATTGTTGTTCCCGGATTAAATGGGTTAGGATAATTTTGATATAATAAAAATGAATTTGGAATATCATCTTCTTTAATTCCAGTGTAAGCAACTATCTCCTTTAATATATAATTATTAGGATCAAACTCTAGGCTTAGTGGTTGTCCTTTTACCGTAATTTCCCAAGACTGTTCTTTTAAATTATTAAAAAGGTTATGTTCGAGCACTCCCGAAGTAGTTGTAATTTTAATATTTACCGGCATAATAAAAAAGAGAGGATTGGTGTTGGTTTGCTGTTTAAGTGAAAATGTTACCGAATAATTATCTGCATCCAAATTTTTATAACTCCAACCTACAGAATACTTAGGGTAGTTTTCCCCATATATCCATTCTTGAAAAAAATAAGCCAAATCTTTTCCCGAAACACGTTCAGCAATTCTTTGAAAATCATCTGTAACTGCTACATTATAAGCAAGCTGAGGTTCTATAAGATATTCCTGAAGTATCTTAAAAAAATATTCATCTCCCACAATACCACGCAGCATATGAAGAACAGCGGCTCCTTTGTTATATGAGCGGGCCGAGCTAAAAATTTCACCAATACTATTTATATTTTGAACATAAATGGAACCCTTTGCATCACGCGCACGAGCAAATACATTATTCATTTGCGAATTAAAAACAGTTTTGCCGTATGCGGCTTCATGATATAGTTTATCGCCATAAGTTGCAAAACCTTCATTTAACCAGATGTTTTGCCAATCTTTACAAGTTATTTTATCGCCGAACCATTGATGCGCTAACTCGTGTGCAATAATGGATTCACTCATTGCGTTACCCCCAATTGAAGTTGCGGTTTGATGCTCCATTCCGCCGCTAAATCCACAATTTGCGTGTGCGTATTTTTCTTTTGGGTAGGGATATTCACCAAAAAGATTGCTGAAGATGGTCATCATATTATTTGTTTTATCTAAGTTGGGTTTCGCGCCATTTAATAATTCGGGATAAATATAATGTGTGATTGGAAAAAATTTCCCCGGTTCATATTCAAAAGTGCTTTCATAGATGCTGTAATTACTCATCGCGATTGAGATTAAATAATTCGAGATGGGATAGTGATTTTTCCATTTGTAAGTTTTTGTACCACCGGCATTTGTAAAAACATCAATTAATTTACCATTGGAAACAGAGACAAATGATTGATCTGAGGTTATCCATACATCCGATGAATCTGCTTTATCACCCGGTGTATCTTTAGATGGCCACCAATCCTTTGCGCCGTAAGG
Coding sequences:
- a CDS encoding pullulanase is translated as MKNFTIILLGLIIFSSIRTEGVDLFIRETKFYDNLTDSTEFQKKYRELDKYYSNAKLGSFVDSGKTYFRLFAPTAINVRLITQANPEDKNHKEYFMNMDKTGVWEVALEGEMYGVYYGYKVYHKGEDVSNPNKPICVDPYAKAVATFTTYMNPRRSIVVKEKAYDWEGTDWIKNDWRDLIIYEMHVRDMTAHKSSGAKLKGTYKGLTEKGRNGGLDYIKSLGVNTVELLPAQEFGICEIPYKDSLEDKFNTWNPYERNHWGYMTSNFFAPAAYYTKDWKELKWNKWIGTDASQIDDFKDMVKAFHKEGIAVIMDVVYNHLSEYEIGNLKQIDKNYYFRLDASGNFIAESFCGNDLKTERPMVRRLIVESILYWMKEYKIDGFRFDLGKLIDWQTIELIIAEAKKINPNVVIVCEPWGGGYDPHGFSQRGWGAWNDQIRNGIKGENPFNGLGWIFGQWYGNNSPKRIKSYVNGTLTIDSLGLFVKKEHSVNYLESHDGYTLGDFIRIGTREVDPKSIIKNVDSHVKLSQKQLKLNKLAALFLFTSQGMTMIHSGQEFARSKVIPYNIKVNDPHKGMIDHNTYDKDNETNYINYDHAETNNELLEYYKGLIDLRKKHSAFRRAEYDSIKLYEHPNSKFGLFYTIYHEGKHYAVILNADPKHELEFNLAQGSWNVLVDEYKASSIPNAIIERGVKLSPSTGMVLVKQ
- a CDS encoding T9SS type A sorting domain-containing protein encodes the protein MKNIFTAILVLFSNILITAQFGEDFCSFGKINSFQRNSSALNKSLYPGDSKIDVTYYKLDLNISNASKYLRGIVTVNAKPVRDASSSFYLDLWYGLKVNSVKLKGNNLIYNHSLTDKLEIFLDRVYIPGEEFSVEINYEGTPNASGGIGGSFVFSTHSGQPVIWTLSQPYGAKDWWPSKDTPGDKADSSDVWITSDQSFVSVSNGKLIDVFTNAGGTKTYKWKNHYPISNYLISIAMSNYSIYESTFEYEPGKFFPITHYIYPELLNGAKPNLDKTNNMMTIFSNLFGEYPYPKEKYAHANCGFSGGMEHQTATSIGGNAMSESIIAHELAHQWFGDKITCKDWQNIWLNEGFATYGDKLYHEAAYGKTVFNSQMNNVFARARDAKGSIYVQNINSIGEIFSSARSYNKGAAVLHMLRGIVGDEYFFKILQEYLIEPQLAYNVAVTDDFQRIAERVSGKDLAYFFQEWIYGENYPKYSVGWSYKNLDADNYSVTFSLKQQTNTNPLFFIMPVNIKITTTSGVLEHNLFNNLKEQSWEITVKGQPLSLEFDPNNYILKEIVAYTGIKEDDIPNSFLLYQNYPNPFNPGTTINYLLSFISDVNLKVYDLLGREITTLVNETQQPGYYNVKFSTLNLEGKNGSQITSGIYYYQLKANNLESNSGESFIQTRKMVLLR